The Prunus dulcis chromosome 5, ALMONDv2, whole genome shotgun sequence genomic sequence attttctctctaggagaatttctctatgctctctttcctctccacttactcaccctctttcttccttctcttccacTTCTGTCTTTCCTCTGTATCACTTTGCAGGCAGGAGGgttgcctatttataggcatgTTAAATGGCACCcgtgaataaaagaaaagacataATGATGTTTCTACCCAATCATCACTGTTCACCTTTTGactatgtgggcttcacccaTTCTACTTTACAACAGGGTGTTTTATGTAGtaacccaaaaaattaaagcctatttcatcacaaattaaattaaattaaagccTATGAATAATCCAACGATTGGTAGTTCGTCTGCACGGTTACTCTGTACTAACGAGTGCAGTGAATACCTACCCATTTTCATTATCCTCTTCACTGCGCATGGCGTACCCGGCAACCAGAATTACAAGGAGATAATCCGATGGACTACGCCGTTCCCTGCAATCCCTGCACTTCTATCTACCGGAAACCCACACTCAACCGGCAAACCACTTGCCCAAAGAGCTTCGCTCGCCGCTCCAATGTAACCAAATGGCGCATCAAAACGATGTCGGAGCTCCAAACGCCGGTGGGTGTCACCGACCGAGCCGGTAGCTACTCTCCTTCAATTCCCACTCACAAAGTCACCGTTCACGACAGGCAACGAGGTGTCGTCCACCAGTTCCTTGTCCCAGAGGTAACTGTCCAGGTCCCAACCCtctgtttctttgtttgtttgctgAGAAAATCACATAGAAATTCTATCCATTTTCCCAAGAAAATTAATGGGTGTTGAAATTTCAGGACCAGTACATATTGCACACTGCTGAATCACAGGACATCACTCTTCCATTCGCTTGCAGGCACGGTATTGTTCGCTTTTATCATTTTTGAGCAATAATGTGTTGTGAATTATTCAATAGACTATAATGCATGGtggttttttttcccaaattgtTCTATAGATTATAATGTAAGgtgggttttttcttttgaattcaTTCAATAATAGTGTCCAAATTGGTTTTACTTGGCAGGTTGTTGTACTAGCTGTGCTGTACGTGTGAAATCCGGACAACTTAGACAGCCTGAGGCACTAGGGATCTCTGCTGaattgaaatcaaaggcatgtgttttgaggttttttatgaaattaattagcaTGCACAAAGTGTCCTGGCTTTGCACACTGTATTCAGCTAATCTTTTCTCAGACAAAGATTTATTCATGAAGTGGTGAGGGAAGTGTTGATGGGGTTGGTGTTGGTTTGGTAGCCAACAATAGTTTTCGAGTTTATTTAAGCCTGGGTTTGTTTCAGTGAAGAAATCatagtataaaaaataaaaatataagtgAATTTCAGGATTACTACTGTTTTAGTGTCTGTGTAAGTTAATGTACCTGAAAAATATCGCAAAAATGACATTCCTTATTGTTTCATAATgggaaattttttggtttaggGTATTAGCCCCTTGGGAGGGGTGCTTGTGTGCGCCTAGCCACACTACACACACAATTGGGGATACACGAGTTTTTCCTTTATGATTGGAAGGTGTCGATGCATCTTGCCCATAccaaaatcgtattaaaatGACTCTGGGTAGCCACAACCTGATGATATTTCCAGACAATGGAGAAACTTGGAGATTGGTACTGAGAAGTTGTGTTTGAGAAATGCCTGAGTTATTATATTCTGTCTGAATGCAGGGGTATGCACTTCTTTGTGTGGGTTATCCATCATCTGATCTTGAAGTAGAAACACAGGACGAGGATGAGGTAATGCTCTGAGATCTACCATTAATTTTCAGGAAATGCTATGAGCCTCTAGTGCGAATCTCTTGAGTCATTTGTGTCCTCCAAATAGCTTTAGATATAGAATTTCTTGTACCTTTAATTGATGCAATTactcttcaattttcttttatggaaTTATTTGGTATATGATGGCATTTTGCAGCTTCCTTTAATTGCCTTTCCATTCATCTGATTTATAGAACTTTGAAATTCTTGGCACATGCAGGTGTATTGGCTTCAATTTGGGAGATATTTTGCACGGGGACCAATTGTGAGTTCTTAATCCTCTAAAACTCTAGAAAAATCTAATCCAAAAAAATGCAGGAATGATATCATGGGGGAACTCAAACCAAGAGAAAAAGATATCATGGGGGAACTCAAACCAAGAGAAAAAGATATCATGGGGGGAACGAAAGAAGAATGATTAAGTTATTGTTGCCAAGGAACTACTCCTTTTATGGTATCTTACCTCTGCATTGTATTCATGCTGCAGGAAAGAGATGATTATGCATTGGAGTTAGCGATGGGCGATGAATAAGAAATGTAGGGAATTGATTTTGGACCTAGGATTTGCCGAGTAAAATATGCAGACTCTATATTTTTCCCTTCCAAGTACTGTGCATTTCCATCTTCACTCCCATGACAGTCTAGACTTTTATGCTCCTTTCTCTCCACTGAGTGTATATCCTAAGCTAAGTATGATTGTAGCGAAGCCTGGATAATGTTATTTCAACCCTCCCGGATGACCTCAATGTAATCGACTCATATGCAATACAAACTACTTTTCTGATTAAAAGAATGGCATGGATAACTTGTCCAACATGTCTATCTACAATGACATAGCATggagaaaattgaaatatcaTGGCGCTAGTTTACTGATCAGCAATGAATTGATGTGAAAAGATTCAGTGGCCCATTTGCTATGTATTTTTTCTCTGTTGTTTGGTACTTGTTACTAACAGGGTAGAATATTTGGAGGGATTGTTAAACCCTCAAGAAAATTGGTGAAGAAAAGATCTAGGTGAAGAAACGCGGCATGATGTTGCGACAGGCATCTTAAATCGGTGATAACTTGTGAATTCTAGCTTGCCTTTGATCTCCCAAGACATTTCTTGAAGTGTTACTCTTAGAATTATCATTAATTTTCTGTTGCACGGCTAATATTCATGTAGATTGAGTAGCTTATTAAACTAGAACTTGACTGTTGGTACTAGTGCATGTGATGGTTTGGTCAAGCATGGCTGTGTGAGGGTGTTGATGGAATTTGACTGTGGTGCTAGGTATGTACTGGAAGTGAGGTGACAATTTGAGAAGCAGGAAGGGAGAAGAGTGAGTCGAATTCTCAGTACAGATGTGGTTTTTGGTGAAACGTGAAGGTAGTTCGATCGAAACCTAATTGGAAAAGGGGATGATAGGAATTGGTTTTAAGCAGAAGAGTCATTCAGTTAGTGAAGAGGGGTTGGTAAGATTTTTCCCATGGCCGACTGAAAGTTTCAAGTTTTTATGAACCTTTTTTCAGTGTAACAAAAGCattccttcttttttccttctattctTTTCATTGCCcttgaattttaatttcactgttcgtttcaattttgttatgaGTTACTagaattcttttttcatttgcaTTGGTGCCAGGTGGTGGTGAGCATCATCCCCACAGCTAGGGCTAGAGTTCGAATCTCCGGTCCCCCTTCGACCTCCTTTTACCTAACCATCGAACCATCCAAAA encodes the following:
- the LOC117627655 gene encoding LOW QUALITY PROTEIN: ferredoxin C 2, chloroplastic (The sequence of the model RefSeq protein was modified relative to this genomic sequence to represent the inferred CDS: deleted 1 base in 1 codon) — encoded protein: MAYPATRIQGDNPMDYAVPCNPCTSIYRKPTLNRQTTCPKSFARRSNVTKWRIKTMSELQTPVGVTDRAGSYSPSIPTHKVTVHDRQRGVVHQFLVPEDQYILHTAESQDITLPFACRHGCCTSCAVRVKSGQLRQPEALGISAELKSKGYALLCVGYPSSDLEVETQDEDEVYWLQFGRYFARGPIERDDYALELAMGDE